TAAAGGCTGTAGACGGGAACAAATGCTACATCAATTTGGATATAAGAAGGAAGCTGAGGTAAAAAACTGCTGTGACTACTGCGGTATTTCCAAAGAAGATTATAAAAAAAGACGAGCAAGACAATCAATTTTCGACTATAATTGGGAAGCGGAGTTACAATTGCTCTTTGGTATGAGAGAACGGAGGAATGATGGACATTCAAAGGCGTAGTATTGAAGACATAGGTCCGAAAGAAATACGGCTTAACCTCTATATAACACAATTAATAATTATAGGTGTTGGCTGCGCATTAGCCTATATATTATTTCCAAATAGGAATGAATTTTATGATTTGTGGAAATGGGAACCTGTTTCCATCCTTATAATAGGTAGTGGAGTTGCGGGTGGTGTCATCTTATTTGATTATATTGCAATGCAAGTGTTCCCAGAATCGTGGTTTGATGATGGTGGAATTAATGAGCGGATGTTCCAAGGGATTTCTGTTATACAATTATTAGTTATTACGTTTGTTATTGGATTTGCTGAAGAATTTTTATTTCGGGGTGTGTTACAGACGCATTTCGGACTTGTAATTGCTAGCCTTATTTTTGCTGTTTTACATATTCGATATGTGATGAAGCCATTCTTATTTTGCTTTGTATGTATGATTAGTTTTGTATTTGGATATGTGTTTCAATGGACAGGAAATTTGTTTATAACAATTTTTGCACACTTTCTTGTTGATTTTATAATGGGACTTCAATTAAGAAAATAAATGAAAGGTGGTGGTGAACAGCATGAGGAAACAAATTCCCGATTTTGAAGAAGAATTGGAAGAAGAGCAAACAGAAGAAGGTTTACCGCCGCGAAGTGAGGTTCATAGAAATAAAGAAAAGAAAAAATCTAAATTTAAGATTAACCACTTTTTTGTTCGAGTTTTAACATTTTTATTTATTTTGTTACCACTTAGTATTTTATGGTATACGGATAAGTATATCGAAGTAAAAAGTGCAAAAGAGAATGATGTCCCTGGAACAAATGCGTTTGAAGTGATTTTTTTCGATTCAAATAAACATGGTGAAGGAAAAAAGAAGCAGCCAGAAAAATTTGAAACGCATATTGTAAAAGCAGGTGAGACATTTGAAAGTATTGGGAAACAGTATTTTCCCAATGAAGATGGGGCTACAATCATTAAACGCTATAACAATTTACAAGACAATCAGTTAGAAGTGGGAAAAGAATTGAAAATTCCTGTCAAAAAGAAAACGGAGAAGGAATAGTAGCTGTAAAATAATGGTTATATGAGTGATTGAAAAGGTGAATGAAGTCTTTTGTATCGGATGAGATTTTATTCATCTTTATTGCAATATAGCTTGATAAAATTACATTTTGTTGAGAGGGAAGTTGAGAAAAATATATGTTGTGGATTTTAGGTGGCACGTTCATATGTATTGGCTTTATTTGTCTTTTTATGATGTATAGAGAAGCATTGCGTAATACATTGTTAGAACACACTTTATCATTTGTAAATTTCCCGGAAAGCTTTGGAAAGGTCAGGATATTTTTCATTTCAGATATTCATAGGAGAATTGTTTCGCCTTCTTTAATTGAAAATGTAAAAGGAAAAGCTGATTTTGTTATTATTGGCGGTGATTTAGCTGAGAAAGGTGTATCGTTATCACAAATTGCTGCTAATGTTCAAACATTAAGTAAAATTGGTCCTATATATTTTGTATGGGGAAATAATGATTATGAAATTGACTATCATGAACTAGATGCGTTATTACTAGAACATGGTGTGAAAATTTTAGATAATACAAGAGTGCTGTTTGAATCAGATTCTGGCGACAAGCTTTGCTTATTAGGGGTGGATGATGTTGGATTAGAACGGGATCGTTTAGACTTGGCACTAGCAGATTGTCAAGAAAATGGCTTTCGTATTCTTATTAGTCACAATCCTGTTATTGTAAACAAAATGTCTGGACAAGAACAAATTTCCCTCGTATTAAGTGGTCATACCCATGGGGGACAAATTCGTCTATTTCATTTTAAACGATATCTAAAAGGCGGCGTATATAAGTATCCGAATACAACTTTATTTGTGAGTAATGGGTATGGAACGACATTGATACCACTACGTTTTCGAGCTCCAGCCCAAACGCACTTAATTACGTTGCAAGGAAAAAAATAAGAGATGTTCGGTTTAAAGGTGGGAAAAACATGCCAACTTTAAAAGGGAAATATAATATAAAAGCTGTTTCGAATATGCTTGGAATTCAGCCGAGTACGCTGCGGGCTTGGGAGAGACGATATCATATTATTGCTCCAAAGCGCAATGATGCTGGGCATCGCCTATATACAGAAGAGCATGTGAGAATTTTAAAATGGTTAATGTATAAAGTGAATGAAGGATTTACGATTGGTCAAGCAGTCCAGTTATTAGAGAGCAATCGATTGCAAAATCACAATTTAGTTGAAGTAGCATACAGTACAGAAGTGTTTTTAGTAGACGATATCCTTCATTATTTGTTAAAATTTGATGAAAAGCATGCCCGTGAATTATTAAACGAGGCATTTGTTATTTATACAACAGAAAAAGTAATCACTCATATATTTGTTAAGATTATTGATAAATTGGAGACTATGCGGAGAAATGATGAGATAACAGCTGTACAAGAGCGGTATATAGATTCATTTTTATGTTCACGCATTGGAATGATTTATCATAATACGCATACTAATTTTATTTTGCCAAAAGCTTTGGCTATATGCGCACCAGGAGAATTGAATACATTAAACCTTTTTGTTTTCACAATATATTTACGTTTGAAAGGCTATCAAGCAACATATTTTGGGACAGGCTTAGAGGAAGATGAGATTCATACAGTTATTAAGCAATTTGCACCCAAATATGTGTTTATATCATGTTCAAAAGAGCGATATTTGAAAGGCGCACTAAATTTGATTAAGAAGTTGCAAAGTCAGAATTCAAAGATCTGCATAGGGCTTGTTGGATTTGCAAGTCAGTTTGTTTCAGATGAAGACAAGATTGGACTTCAAAATGTGTTCATTGGTGATACAAAAAAAGAATGGGATAAATGGTTAAATACGTCGGAATAGTTGTTCGAAAAGAACCATCTATTTTCTATTTCATATAATAAAAATTAGATACAGCGGTTACGTAGGGAGGTTACAAGATGAGGCTGGAACGTTTAAATTATAATAAAATCAAAATTTTCCTAACATTTGATGATTTATCTGAGCGAGGATTGACGAAGGAGGATTTATGGAAAAATGCTCCGAAAG
This sequence is a window from Bacillus pseudomycoides DSM 12442. Protein-coding genes within it:
- a CDS encoding MerR family transcriptional regulator gives rise to the protein MPTLKGKYNIKAVSNMLGIQPSTLRAWERRYHIIAPKRNDAGHRLYTEEHVRILKWLMYKVNEGFTIGQAVQLLESNRLQNHNLVEVAYSTEVFLVDDILHYLLKFDEKHARELLNEAFVIYTTEKVITHIFVKIIDKLETMRRNDEITAVQERYIDSFLCSRIGMIYHNTHTNFILPKALAICAPGELNTLNLFVFTIYLRLKGYQATYFGTGLEEDEIHTVIKQFAPKYVFISCSKERYLKGALNLIKKLQSQNSKICIGLVGFASQFVSDEDKIGLQNVFIGDTKKEWDKWLNTSE
- a CDS encoding CPBP family intramembrane glutamic endopeptidase, with the protein product MDIQRRSIEDIGPKEIRLNLYITQLIIIGVGCALAYILFPNRNEFYDLWKWEPVSILIIGSGVAGGVILFDYIAMQVFPESWFDDGGINERMFQGISVIQLLVITFVIGFAEEFLFRGVLQTHFGLVIASLIFAVLHIRYVMKPFLFCFVCMISFVFGYVFQWTGNLFITIFAHFLVDFIMGLQLRK
- a CDS encoding metallophosphoesterase, with product MLWILGGTFICIGFICLFMMYREALRNTLLEHTLSFVNFPESFGKVRIFFISDIHRRIVSPSLIENVKGKADFVIIGGDLAEKGVSLSQIAANVQTLSKIGPIYFVWGNNDYEIDYHELDALLLEHGVKILDNTRVLFESDSGDKLCLLGVDDVGLERDRLDLALADCQENGFRILISHNPVIVNKMSGQEQISLVLSGHTHGGQIRLFHFKRYLKGGVYKYPNTTLFVSNGYGTTLIPLRFRAPAQTHLITLQGKK
- a CDS encoding LysM peptidoglycan-binding domain-containing protein, which codes for MRKQIPDFEEELEEEQTEEGLPPRSEVHRNKEKKKSKFKINHFFVRVLTFLFILLPLSILWYTDKYIEVKSAKENDVPGTNAFEVIFFDSNKHGEGKKKQPEKFETHIVKAGETFESIGKQYFPNEDGATIIKRYNNLQDNQLEVGKELKIPVKKKTEKE